Within Streptomyces sp. SS1-1, the genomic segment CTGCGGGCGGCCGGCGTGGAACCGGTCGTCCGCCGCTCGGGACCCCCGCTCGCCCCGCAGACGGAGGCCCTGCTGGGCTGGGTGGTCCGGGAGGCGGCCACGAACGTCGTCCGCCACAGCGGGGCGGCGCGCTGCGAGATCACGGTCACCGGCGACGACGAGCGCGCCCGGTTGACGGTCACGGACGACGGCCACGGCACGGACAGCCGCAGGGGCACGGGCACGGGTGCCGGCACGAGCACGGGTGCCGGCACGGGCACGGGTGCCGGCACGGGCACGGGTGCCGGCACGGACACGGGTGCCGGCACGGACACTGGCACTGGCACTGGCACTGGCACTGGCACTGGCACTGGCACCGACCGTCCCCGGACCGCCGGAGGCACGGGTCTGCGGGGCCTCGCCGAGCGCCTGTCCACCGCCGGCGGCACCCTGACGGCCGGCCCGGACCGAGGCGGCTTCACGGTGACGGCGGAACTTCCGGCGGACGGGGTGGAGGGAGCGGGGGCGGGTCATGTGGTCCGGGCGGCGGACGGGGCGGAAGGGCCGGGGCACGTCGTCCGGTCGGCGGATGGGGTGCAGGGGGCGGGGCAGGGGGCCCTGTCGGCGGACGGGGCGGAAGGGCCGGGGCAGGCGGTCCGGGCGGCGCACGGCACGGATGTGGACGCGGTGCCGGCCGCTACCGGGTCGCGGGCGGGGTGAGCCGGCGCCGGGGGTGACGGTGTGCTGGACGCCGGAGGCAACCGCAGGCGGGGGCGCCTGGCCATGCCGGGCACCGGTTGGCGTAGGGCGCGGGCGGGTTCGTAGGGACAGCGGGACTTGCGGCGGACGCGGCGGACGACCCGAGGCGGCGGGCGCGTGCGGCATTGCCGTTGCCTGGAGCCGGGCCGGGCAGGCACCCCTGGCCCGTGCAAGCTCGGTCGCGGCCGGTGCCTTCGTCCCGCCACCCCCCTACGCTTGGGCCGTGAACGAGATGCCGACGGATCGCCGGCCCGGGAGACACATCCGGGTGCTGCTCGCCGAGGATCAGGGCATGATGCGCGGGGCACTCGCCTTACTGCTCGGGATGGAGCCGGACATCGAGGTCGTGGCGCAGGTGTCGGCCGGGGACGCGATCGTGGACGCCGCCCTCACACACCGGCCCGACGTGGCCCTCCTCGACATCGAGCTGCCGGGCATGAGCGGCCTCGACGCCGCCGCCGAGCTGCGCGACCAGGTGCCCGACTGCCGGGTGCTGATCCTGACGACGTTCGGCCGGCCCGGCTATCTGCGGCGGGCCATGGAGGCCGGTGCCGCCGGCTTCCTCGTCAAGGACGGACCCGTGGAGGAGCTGGCCGGGGCCGTCCGCCGGGTGCTCACCGGTGAGACGGTGATCGATCCGGCGCTGGCCGCGGCCGCCCTCAGCGCCGGCCCCAACCCGCTCACCGCACGGGAGCGCGACGTACTGAACGCCTCCTCGGACGGCGCGACGGTCGCCGACGTCTCCGCCCGGCTGCACTTGTCGGAGTCGACGGTCCGCAACTACCTGTCCTCCGCCATCGGCAAGACCGGCACCCGCAACCGGACGGAGGCCCTGCGGGAGGCACGGCAGCAGGGCTGGCTCTGACCCCGGCCCCGAGCCGACCGCCCTCTACTTCGTGACCGCCACGGACTTGAACGCCGTGCCCTCGGGCGCCACACACGCGAACCACGCCTCCGGTGAGCCGTCCACCACCCGGATCAGCGGGTTGTCGCCGCCCAGGTCGACCGACTTCGTGGGGGTGGCCCCGCCGGCCGCCTCGAAGAAGGACGGCACCTCGGTCGTCGTCCCGTCCTTCCAGGTGCAGGTGACCTTCCGGGCGTCCAGGGCGACCCGGCCGACGACCAGCCGTTCCGCGCCCTCGGCGTCCTTCGCGCCGGGCACCAGCGGCATCGCCGCCGCCTCGACGTCCTCGCCGGACGAGGCGGGCTCTTCCGTGAAGGCGCCCTCGCTGACCACATGGGCCGTGGCCGCCTCTCCGTACTCGCGCAGCACGAAGTAGGTGCTGCGGCCGATGAGGTCGGCGGCGCCGGCCACGTTCGCCGGCTGCTGGTTGAAGGAGCGCATCGCGGCGAGCTGGGTGGCGGCCTGGCGCTCGGTGCGCGGGGCCTCCCAGAGGTCCACGAGGACCCGCCAGGGCTCCCCGTGGTCGGTGCCGCTCAGGAGCAGCGTCCGCGAGGGTGTGCGCACGTCCGGGGCGGGCGGTGCGGGCGGGGGCGCGGGGTTCGTGGCGACCGACGTGTCCCCGGAGCCGTCCCCGGCGGGCAGCCCCGTCACCGCGAGGGTGCCGGCCGAGGCGACCAGGGCCAGGGCGGTCGCCGTCGCCGCGGCCCACC encodes:
- a CDS encoding response regulator transcription factor — its product is MPTDRRPGRHIRVLLAEDQGMMRGALALLLGMEPDIEVVAQVSAGDAIVDAALTHRPDVALLDIELPGMSGLDAAAELRDQVPDCRVLILTTFGRPGYLRRAMEAGAAGFLVKDGPVEELAGAVRRVLTGETVIDPALAAAALSAGPNPLTARERDVLNASSDGATVADVSARLHLSESTVRNYLSSAIGKTGTRNRTEALREARQQGWL